A DNA window from bacterium contains the following coding sequences:
- a CDS encoding SIR2 family protein: MDSNKNNSIMFFLGAGASVKAGVPDTYTFTKQFRDWLRAEDVQKWETLEKIIEIVKKYRKDSEIDIELLLELLTKLATKDHELLTKFYENGKFLLENYSDKRPIIWDLKKFIKLKTIVSSEEKVKYLQTLLDFDFPLDIISVNYDTCIELLCNSYNVKYQDGFDTHWNPKVFDENTDIRLYKLHGSVMWYKSDKGGYVKSSVMEKDIKSQLMTGETIENLMLYPAQKWEFIEEPFFELLTRVKHLLESETLEFLVVAGYSFRDNPIRQMLWDVAAKNKNLKVILVAPNAYSIYLEKLKSYDNLIDSSLKGRVICLPYIFEEILPHLRNYCLKDLKNAVNYMSFCQKGEKENDKNISWIHCLDSSLSAEYIEQADLILKEKISSADFERSEELSISLFFKMYLISLILQKEGWQGYYTKFFSLLKKIFIEKIQIGFNSYLGENDSRINIHFNLHKTSETGYSFIGQETLIKIMNELLVFLEQRTKKISTDTYKKLNLQIKKTQTLLNNIKNYLKDIHLENSHSDDISVTRYLAIRENKIPKQEEFLEKCETHREYVALEHRRTTKGESLISHAKDIKKINEELGLVIKGIESKILQDIIKE; the protein is encoded by the coding sequence ATGGATAGTAATAAAAACAATTCTATTATGTTCTTTTTAGGTGCAGGTGCATCTGTTAAAGCGGGTGTCCCGGACACTTATACTTTTACAAAACAATTTCGGGATTGGTTAAGAGCAGAAGATGTACAAAAATGGGAAACCCTCGAGAAAATAATTGAAATTGTAAAAAAATATAGAAAAGATTCAGAAATAGACATCGAATTACTTTTAGAACTTCTAACGAAACTAGCCACGAAAGACCATGAATTATTAACTAAGTTTTACGAAAATGGCAAATTTCTCCTTGAAAATTATTCAGATAAAAGACCTATAATATGGGACTTAAAAAAGTTCATAAAGTTAAAAACAATAGTTTCGTCCGAAGAAAAAGTTAAATATTTGCAAACTCTTTTAGATTTCGATTTCCCTTTAGATATTATTTCTGTTAATTATGATACTTGCATAGAACTGCTATGCAATTCCTATAACGTGAAATACCAAGATGGTTTCGATACTCATTGGAACCCAAAAGTTTTTGATGAAAACACAGATATCAGGTTATATAAACTACATGGTTCTGTAATGTGGTACAAAAGCGATAAAGGTGGTTATGTTAAATCATCTGTTATGGAAAAGGATATTAAAAGTCAACTTATGACAGGGGAAACAATAGAAAACTTAATGCTTTACCCTGCACAGAAATGGGAATTTATTGAAGAGCCTTTTTTTGAGTTGCTAACAAGAGTAAAACATTTACTTGAATCAGAAACATTAGAATTTCTTGTTGTTGCCGGATATTCCTTTAGGGATAACCCCATAAGGCAAATGTTATGGGATGTAGCCGCGAAAAATAAGAATCTAAAAGTTATTCTTGTTGCTCCTAATGCTTATAGTATTTATTTAGAAAAATTAAAGAGTTATGATAATTTGATAGACTCTTCTCTAAAAGGGAGAGTAATATGTCTACCTTATATATTTGAAGAAATATTACCACATTTAAGAAATTATTGCTTAAAAGACCTAAAAAATGCGGTGAACTATATGTCTTTTTGTCAAAAAGGAGAAAAAGAGAATGATAAAAACATTAGTTGGATACATTGCCTTGATTCTTCTCTCAGTGCAGAGTATATAGAACAAGCAGACCTTATTTTAAAAGAAAAAATCAGCTCGGCAGATTTTGAAAGGAGTGAAGAACTTAGCATTAGTTTATTTTTTAAGATGTACTTAATTTCTCTTATTTTACAAAAAGAAGGTTGGCAGGGATACTACACGAAGTTTTTTTCTCTACTGAAAAAAATATTTATTGAGAAAATTCAAATCGGGTTTAATAGTTACCTTGGAGAAAATGATTCTAGGATTAACATACATTTTAATTTGCATAAAACTAGCGAAACAGGTTATTCTTTTATTGGGCAAGAAACTCTAATTAAAATAATGAATGAATTATTAGTATTTCTTGAACAAAGGACGAAAAAAATTTCAACAGATACATATAAAAAATTAAATTTGCAAATAAAAAAAACACAAACTTTGCTAAATAATATAAAAAATTACTTAAAGGATATCCATTTAGAAAATAGTCATTCAGATGATATTTCTGTTACTAGATATTTGGCTATAAGAGAAAATAAAATTCCAAAACAGGAAGAATTTTTGGAAAAATGTGAAACACATCGGGAATACGTAGCCTTAGAGCATCGTAGAACTACTAAAGGAGAATCGTTAATATCCCATGCAAAAGATATTAAAAAAATTAATGAAGAATTAGGACTTGTTATTAAAGGAATAGAATCAAAAATATTGCAAGATATTATTAAAGAATAA
- a CDS encoding DNA/RNA non-specific endonuclease, with amino-acid sequence MVSHTAYTLKYDEKYEQADWVAYKLTAGMVQESKYKRTNKFRPDPAVRTGSAKPSDYAKSGYDKGHLCPAGDMACDSTAMSESFYMSNMSPQKPGFNRGIWKKLEEQVREWAVEDDVIYVVTGPILSGNLATIGKDKIAVPKYYYKVILDYEEPEFKGIGFVLPNKSSTKPLTQYAVTIDSVEHLTGIDFFAALPDSVERVVESHADINRWEGAKRSINQGVLGYVLFYKGDFMPEIITPGQKSSRSGTVTPVVREIYVYSLTPHNSNFVRQVGYGAFYSKIYTKLIAKTKSDSTGFFQIELPPGKYSFFVKEDSLFYANGIDSAGNILSSTVTKNSMTKLQIDISYLRYD; translated from the coding sequence ATCGTCTCCCACACCGCATATACCCTCAAATACGACGAAAAATACGAACAGGCAGATTGGGTAGCATACAAATTAACTGCTGGAATGGTTCAGGAGAGTAAATACAAGAGAACTAATAAGTTTAGACCAGACCCAGCAGTAAGAACAGGCTCTGCAAAACCGTCAGATTACGCAAAATCAGGATATGACAAAGGACATCTGTGCCCTGCGGGAGATATGGCGTGTGATTCAACTGCAATGTCAGAATCTTTTTATATGTCAAACATGAGTCCACAGAAGCCGGGATTCAACAGGGGAATATGGAAAAAATTAGAAGAGCAAGTAAGAGAGTGGGCAGTAGAAGATGATGTAATTTATGTTGTTACAGGACCAATTTTATCAGGCAATCTTGCAACAATAGGGAAAGATAAAATTGCTGTGCCAAAATACTACTACAAAGTCATCCTTGATTATGAAGAGCCTGAGTTCAAAGGCATCGGATTTGTTTTACCAAATAAATCGTCAACTAAGCCATTAACGCAATATGCGGTTACGATTGATTCCGTAGAACACTTGACTGGGATTGATTTCTTTGCTGCGTTGCCGGATTCGGTGGAAAGAGTGGTAGAATCACACGCTGACATTAATAGATGGGAAGGAGCAAAGCGAAGTATTAACCAAGGTGTTTTGGGGTATGTGTTATTCTATAAAGGTGATTTTATGCCAGAAATAATTACTCCTGGTCAAAAATCCAGCAGGAGTGGAACAGTTACCCCAGTTGTAAGAGAAATTTATGTATACAGTCTTACACCACATAATAGCAATTTTGTACGTCAAGTTGGTTATGGAGCATTCTATTCAAAAATCTATACAAAATTAATTGCAAAGACAAAATCAGATAGTACAGGTTTTTTCCAAATAGAGTTGCCTCCCGGGAAATACAGTTTCTTTGTAAAAGAGGATTCTCTATTTTATGCCAATGGAATTGATAGTGCAGGTAACATATTGTCTTCGACTGTAACTAAAAACTCTATGACAAAACTACAAATAGATATAAGTTATTTGAGGTATGATTAA
- a CDS encoding FlgD immunoglobulin-like domain containing protein, whose amino-acid sequence MVGVVGLACILLECSIVNIAADTPKYLENSSTSGGYFAWGSDTWQPGTHKEKEYAETRVVTIYTQSLTHPTYLNANIHYSQNSGTVTVGIYISTSQQMVIDVQNSPYHHSHWWNGDNANFDHYVGQAVVDGAGELVSFDIESWISSNPSDQYYIAFINNNLTKDAVVEQVWLGPQGTYGKEEEKAEVSKSVSLQQNKPNPVLSTTSIEYNIPKKSYVCLEIYNETGQLVKTLYNGEVKEGNHTTIWDGKTIEGKKAPSGNYFYALKVKGKTVTKKAIVLQ is encoded by the coding sequence ATGGTAGGAGTGGTAGGGTTAGCATGCATTCTATTGGAATGTTCCATTGTCAATATTGCCGCAGATACACCAAAATACCTTGAAAATTCTTCTACTTCCGGCGGGTATTTTGCTTGGGGAAGCGATACATGGCAACCAGGCACTCATAAAGAAAAAGAATATGCAGAAACCCGAGTGGTGACTATCTACACACAATCCCTGACTCACCCGACATACCTGAACGCCAACATTCATTATAGTCAAAACAGTGGTACTGTTACGGTAGGTATTTATATCAGCACTAGCCAACAAATGGTTATTGATGTGCAAAACTCACCTTACCATCACTCACACTGGTGGAATGGAGACAATGCTAATTTTGACCATTATGTAGGGCAAGCAGTAGTGGATGGAGCAGGCGAGTTAGTTTCTTTCGATATCGAGAGCTGGATTTCTTCGAATCCCTCTGATCAATACTATATAGCCTTTATCAACAATAACTTGACCAAAGATGCCGTAGTGGAGCAGGTATGGTTGGGCCCGCAAGGTACCTACGGGAAAGAAGAAGAGAAAGCAGAGGTTTCAAAGAGTGTTTCATTACAACAAAACAAACCAAATCCTGTTCTTTCAACTACCTCTATCGAATACAACATTCCTAAGAAAAGCTACGTATGTTTAGAAATTTATAATGAAACAGGTCAATTAGTAAAAACACTTTACAATGGAGAAGTTAAAGAAGGTAACCATACGACTATTTGGGATGGAAAAACTATTGAAGGCAAAAAGGCACCATCAGGCAATTATTTTTATGCACTCAAGGTTAAAGGCAAGACAGTTACAAAAAAAGCAATTGTTCTTCAATAA
- a CDS encoding Eco57I restriction-modification methylase domain-containing protein — MANSQINVLENVKAGGVLEHTGQLSEQYTTICDINLRKIKGQFFTPDKVSRFMANLFEIKQDTIRLLDPGAGTGMLIAAFCENLLNLGVKNIYLTVDAYENDSGVLSVLKDVLEDCKKRLINAGNEFQYNIYQEDFILYNERYLEKPNLFWANSKNNNVLYDFVICNPPYYKLNKSSSQSIAMSEIVSGQPNIYALFMALSAHMLDTGGEMVFITPRSFCSGLYYKKFREWILKNVKVTNIHIFESRKDVFDKDNVLQENVIIKLKKTDKNDRITVTSSETKSFDNTKKITVPYDNAIYHKNGDTFIRIPTTLLDLEILHTIDTWPKTLKELGLEISTGPVVPFRAEKHLISKLTEKQEAPLIWMHNLQNTKVVYPLKKSGKQEAIRICDETKSLLLPLKNYVLLKRFSSKEQKKRLYAAVLLESEFPYKTIGLENHVNYIHKPNGTLSVYEVLGIAAILNTNIVDSFFRTFNGNTQVNATDIRSLPLPSIEDIIKIGKMVCKIKPQNEHDLDRIVGEVLNISPKIIKNKNGRKNLKCLK; from the coding sequence ATGGCAAACAGTCAGATTAATGTCTTAGAGAATGTAAAAGCAGGAGGTGTACTAGAACATACAGGACAATTATCAGAGCAATATACTACTATTTGTGATATTAACCTTAGAAAAATAAAAGGCCAGTTTTTCACTCCTGATAAAGTCAGCAGATTTATGGCAAACTTATTTGAGATTAAACAGGACACCATCCGGCTTTTGGACCCTGGTGCAGGGACAGGAATGCTAATAGCTGCTTTTTGTGAGAATCTATTAAACCTTGGGGTTAAAAATATATATTTAACTGTAGATGCCTATGAAAACGACTCTGGTGTTTTATCTGTGTTAAAAGATGTTTTGGAAGACTGCAAGAAAAGGTTAATAAATGCAGGGAATGAATTTCAATACAATATTTATCAAGAAGACTTTATTTTGTATAATGAAAGATATTTAGAAAAACCTAATTTATTCTGGGCAAATAGCAAGAATAATAACGTTTTATACGATTTTGTAATATGTAATCCCCCTTATTACAAATTAAACAAGAGTTCATCCCAATCTATCGCAATGTCAGAAATAGTTTCAGGACAACCTAATATTTATGCCCTTTTTATGGCATTATCTGCGCATATGTTAGATACCGGCGGAGAGATGGTTTTCATCACACCAAGAAGTTTTTGTTCCGGACTATATTACAAGAAATTCAGAGAATGGATTTTAAAAAACGTCAAGGTAACAAACATACACATCTTTGAATCCAGAAAGGATGTGTTTGACAAGGATAATGTGCTTCAGGAGAACGTAATAATAAAACTAAAAAAAACAGATAAAAATGACAGGATAACTGTAACAAGCAGTGAAACTAAATCTTTTGATAATACAAAAAAAATTACAGTGCCTTATGACAATGCAATATACCATAAAAATGGAGATACATTTATAAGAATACCCACTACCCTTTTAGATTTAGAGATATTGCATACTATTGATACATGGCCTAAAACATTAAAAGAATTAGGATTGGAAATCTCTACAGGCCCGGTTGTTCCTTTTCGTGCAGAAAAACATCTGATATCCAAACTTACGGAAAAACAGGAAGCTCCCCTTATATGGATGCATAATCTCCAGAATACGAAGGTCGTATACCCGTTAAAGAAGAGTGGCAAGCAAGAGGCAATTAGAATATGTGATGAAACAAAATCCCTTTTATTGCCCTTAAAGAATTATGTCTTGTTAAAACGGTTTAGTTCGAAAGAGCAGAAAAAACGGCTATATGCTGCTGTATTGTTAGAATCAGAATTCCCTTACAAGACTATCGGGCTTGAGAATCATGTAAACTACATACATAAACCTAACGGAACTTTATCTGTTTATGAGGTTCTTGGTATTGCAGCAATATTAAATACAAATATTGTTGATAGTTTCTTTAGGACTTTTAACGGCAATACTCAGGTAAATGCCACGGACATTAGGAGTTTGCCTTTGCCAAGCATTGAAGATATTATAAAAATTGGAAAAATGGTTTGTAAAATTAAACCTCAAAATGAGCACGATTTAGACAGAATTGTTGGTGAAGTATTGAATATTAGTCCCAAAATTATAAAAAATAAGAATGGGAGGAAAAATTTAAAATGCCTAAAATAA
- a CDS encoding BsuBI/PstI family type II restriction endonuclease yields the protein MPKIKDAIDILKEIGLPKAQQNERSSLTLLALLNLKENVSWSESKKRIIRIHDILVFIQENYGKKYAENTRETIRRQTLHQFEQAGIVARNTDDSSRPTNSPNTVYTITDEALEAIGKYGTSNWQSALQKFVKNKGKLSEKYEKRRKELFIPLELPDGTSVKLSPGKHNELQVQIINQFQTRFCKGAKLVYLGDTAIKELRVEKALLEELKIPMTKHDKLPDVILYDSQKNQLFLIEAVTAHGPVSPKRQMELEEVLKECKAKKIYISAFPDFHEFKKYIDNIAWETEVWLADNPDHMIHFNGDKFLNV from the coding sequence ATGCCTAAAATAAAAGACGCCATTGATATCTTAAAAGAAATAGGGCTCCCGAAAGCACAACAAAATGAGCGTTCCTCTTTAACATTATTGGCTTTGTTAAATTTAAAGGAAAATGTGTCTTGGTCGGAGTCTAAAAAGCGAATTATAAGAATTCATGATATTTTAGTTTTCATTCAAGAAAACTATGGGAAAAAATATGCTGAAAATACAAGAGAAACAATAAGACGCCAGACACTTCACCAGTTTGAGCAAGCGGGAATAGTGGCAAGAAACACCGATGATTCATCCAGACCTACAAATAGCCCTAATACAGTATATACTATTACTGACGAAGCTTTAGAAGCTATCGGCAAATATGGGACATCTAATTGGCAAAGTGCTTTACAGAAATTCGTGAAAAACAAAGGCAAATTATCTGAAAAATACGAGAAGAGAAGAAAGGAACTTTTTATCCCTTTAGAGTTACCGGATGGAACTTCCGTCAAACTTTCGCCGGGAAAACACAATGAACTACAAGTTCAAATAATCAATCAATTTCAGACAAGATTTTGTAAAGGAGCTAAGTTAGTTTATCTTGGCGATACCGCAATAAAGGAATTACGTGTGGAAAAAGCCCTATTGGAAGAGTTGAAAATTCCAATGACAAAACACGATAAACTGCCAGACGTAATTCTCTATGATTCCCAGAAAAACCAGCTTTTCTTAATAGAGGCCGTTACGGCACATGGTCCTGTTTCACCTAAACGCCAAATGGAATTGGAAGAAGTGCTGAAAGAGTGCAAAGCAAAGAAAATATATATAAGCGCATTTCCGGATTTCCATGAATTTAAGAAGTACATTGATAACATCGCTTGGGAAACCGAGGTGTGGCTGGCAGACAATCCTGACCATATGATTCATTTTAACGGGGATAAATTTCTCAATGTTTAG